The genomic segment GACGAACCGTACATGGTGCGGATGGGCACTCGCCCCGGCACGTGCTCTCCGCGCGAGCGGAGGCGAGCCGTGACCCGTAGGCCCCACGATCAGCCCGAAGGCGGCGCTCTCCCCCAAGCCGCGCGCGAGCCGGTGCGGCCCCAACGCGCCCGTCCCGTCCCAGGGGTGATTCCGAGGGGTTGGCGCCCGGCCGACCGCCGCCCGGGAGCGGCGGATCGGCCAGGCGGCCGTTTCAGTGGGCGGGGGTCTCCTCGGGACGGGCGTGGCGGGGGAGCAGGAAGGCGAGGAGGAAGGTGAGTACGAGCATGCCGTCCACGATCCACAGCACGGTTTTCATTGCTGAGCCGAAGCCTCCGCGGAAGGCGGAGGACGCGGTGTCTTGGAGGGTGGCGGGTACCTTGGCGGCGGCTTCGGGTGAAGTGGCGGCGGAGCGGGCGTCCTTCTCCAGGCGGGTGCAGGAGGAGGGGGTCAAGGCGGGGTCCTTGGCGACGGCGCGGTCCGCGGCGCAGTGGCGCAGGTCCGCGACGACACGGTCCTGGGCCGCGGGCGTGACGTGGACGGCGCTGAGCCGGTCGCGCAGACCGTCCGCGTGGTGGTCGACGGAACTGGCGATCGAGCCACCCAGCAGGCCGAAGAAGGCCGTGCCGAGGATGGCCACGCCGAAGGCGCCCCCGAGCTGCTGGACGGCGGTCATCGTGCCGGATGCCGAGCCCGTCTCGTGCTGCTCGACGCTGGCGAGCACCATGTCGAAGAACGGGGCCATCAGCAGGCCCATGCCGGTGCCGGTCACCAGCAGGGCGGGCAGGAGCTGCCACGGGCCGACGTCGCCGCCCGCGGTGTCGAGCGTCAGCCAGACACCGAACACTCCGAGTCCCATGACCAGCGCGCCCGCCTGCAACACGGTCCGGCCGAACCGTGCCACGGCCTGGGCCAGCCCGAAGCCGACGATCATGCCGCCGGACCAGGGCACCATCACCAGGCCCGCCTTGAGCGGTGAGTAGCCCAGTCCGATCTGGGTGTAGAGGTTGAAGACGAGCATGAAGCCCTGCATGGCCGAGAAGAAGACCAGCCCGAGGGTCATGCCGCCGCTGAATCCGCGTTTGCGGAAGAGGCTGGGGACGATCAGTGGGTCCAGCCCGGCCCTGCTGCGGCGCACCTCGTACAGGGCGAAGGCGACGAAGACGGCGACCGAGGCGGCCAGCATCGCGAACGTCCAGGCGGGCCAGTCGTACTCGCGTCCCTGCACCAGCGGGAAGATGACGAGCAGCGCGGCGAGCGAGACCAGGAGCATGCCGGGGATGTCCAGGCGCGGCTTGTCTCCGGCTTGGGTCCTGGGCAGGTAGCGCAGGGCGCCGAGGAAGGCCGCGGCGCCGAGCGGCAGGTTGATCAGGAAGATCATCCGCCATCCGGTGCCGAAATAGTCGGCGTCCACGAGCCAGCCCGCGAGGATCGGCCCGCACACCGCGGACAGCCCCATGACCGGGCCGAACAGGCCGAAGGCCTTCTGCGACTCCTTCGGCGGGAACATCTCCTTGATCATGCCGAGGCCCTGAGGCAGCATCACGGCACCGAACAGTCCCTGGACCACGCGAGCCGTGATCAGCATGCCGGGCGAGACGGCTATCGCGCACAGCAGCGAACCCGCCGTGAAGCCGGCGGCGCCGACCAGGAACATCCGGCGGCGGCCGTGTATGTCTCCGAGCCGGCCGCCGGTGACCAGTCCGACAGCCATCGAGAGGGTGTACGCGGCGGCGAGCCATTGCAGCGTGGACGCGCCGCCGCCCAGGTCGGCCCGCATGGAGGGGCCTGCGATGTTGGTGACTACGGCGTCCAGGAGATCCATCACCTCGGCGGCGAGGATCACGAAGAGCGCGACCCAGCGCCACCGGTAGGGCGCCGGGGAGTCGGTGGGCGTCAGGGATGACGCAACACCGGTGGTGGACATCGGATCTCCTCGTGGAAGGGCAGCGCCGCCCACGGTCGGACGGAGCTCGATGGACGGACTGGTTGCATGCCGCAGCGAAGAACACTGTTCGTAGGAGAACAGTGTTCAGTAAGAGAACGGCGTTCATGAAGATATAGCGCAATGACCTTGGCTGGACAAGATATATCGCGTCTTGCGCAGGGATTGGCCTCGGCGGGGTGCCGTACGGACCTGCCCGGCCGTCACGCATCACGCATCGCGCATCGCGCATCGCGCATCACGCGACCGGTCCGGTCCCCCGCGGGCACCCCCCGTTCCGACGCTCCCGGTGCCTAGGCTGTGTCCATGACCG from the Streptomyces sp. NBC_01335 genome contains:
- a CDS encoding MFS transporter; the encoded protein is MSTTGVASSLTPTDSPAPYRWRWVALFVILAAEVMDLLDAVVTNIAGPSMRADLGGGASTLQWLAAAYTLSMAVGLVTGGRLGDIHGRRRMFLVGAAGFTAGSLLCAIAVSPGMLITARVVQGLFGAVMLPQGLGMIKEMFPPKESQKAFGLFGPVMGLSAVCGPILAGWLVDADYFGTGWRMIFLINLPLGAAAFLGALRYLPRTQAGDKPRLDIPGMLLVSLAALLVIFPLVQGREYDWPAWTFAMLAASVAVFVAFALYEVRRSRAGLDPLIVPSLFRKRGFSGGMTLGLVFFSAMQGFMLVFNLYTQIGLGYSPLKAGLVMVPWSGGMIVGFGLAQAVARFGRTVLQAGALVMGLGVFGVWLTLDTAGGDVGPWQLLPALLVTGTGMGLLMAPFFDMVLASVEQHETGSASGTMTAVQQLGGAFGVAILGTAFFGLLGGSIASSVDHHADGLRDRLSAVHVTPAAQDRVVADLRHCAADRAVAKDPALTPSSCTRLEKDARSAATSPEAAAKVPATLQDTASSAFRGGFGSAMKTVLWIVDGMLVLTFLLAFLLPRHARPEETPAH